Proteins encoded together in one Hevea brasiliensis isolate MT/VB/25A 57/8 chromosome 16, ASM3005281v1, whole genome shotgun sequence window:
- the LOC110645203 gene encoding glucan endo-1,3-beta-glucosidase 6 produces the protein MRRFSVAVALISLLSVASTVSGIGANWGTQATHPLPPETMVRLLRENGIQKVKLFDADYDTLRALGKSNIEVMVGIPNDMLLSLATSMKAAEKWVSKNVSTHISADNVNIRYVAVGNEPFLQTYNGSFLKTTFPALQNVQSALVKAGLSNQVRVTVPLNADVYGTSTGVPSGGDFRADIHDLMLTIVKFLSDSGSPFTVNIYPFISLYSDPNFPVEYAFFDGNATPLNDGGTSYYNMFDANYDTLVYSLQKNGFGNLPIIVGEIGWPTDGDRNANINYAQRFNQGFMSHISGGKGTPMRPGPIDAYLFSLIDEDAKSIDPGNFERHWGIFTYDGKAKYSLNLGTTNSIALIEAKNVRYLEGKWCVMKSSANIDDPNVAPSVSYACGLADCTSLGYGTSCGGLDVKGNISYALNSYYQRQNQLDSACKFENISMITKSDPSTGTCRFEIMIEPYYGGTEHTVGSPQKALGLAAGLTLFLLMIL, from the exons ATGAGGCGGTTCTCTGTGGCTGTTGCATTAATATCATTACTTTCTGTAGCGAGTACAGTGAGTGGAATAGGTGCCAACTGGGGCACACAAGCAACCCATCCACTGCCCCCAGAAACTATGGTGAGGCTACTGAGGGAAAATGGAATCCAAAAAGTTAAGCTTTTTGATGCAGATTATGATACACTGAGAGCCCTTGGTAAGTCTAATATTGAGGTCATGGTGGGAATCCCAAATGACATGCTTTTATCTCTGGCTACCAGTATGAAGGCTGCTGAGAAATGGGTTTCCAAAAACGTCTCTACGCATATCTCTGCTGATAATGTCAATATCAG ATATGTTGCAGTTGGAAATGAACCTTTCTTGCAAACATACAATGGCAGCTTTCTCAAAACGACCTTCCCAGCTCTCCAGAATGTCCAATCTGCCCTTGTAAAAGCTGGGCTGAGCAACCAAGTAAGGGTGACTGTCCCCCTGAATGCCGATGTCTATGGGACCTCAACTGGCGTTCCATCTGGTGGTGACTTTCGAGCTGATATCCATGATCTCATGCTTACCATTGTCAAGTTCTTGAGTGACAGTGGTTCCCCCTTTACTGTGAATATCTATCCTTTCATAAGCCTATATTCTGATCCGAACTTTCCAGTGGAGTATGCCTTCTTTGATGGAAATGCAACCCCTCTGAATGATGGTGGGACATCTTACTACAACATGTTTGATGCTAATTATGATACTCTTGTGTATTCCTTGCAAAAGAATGGATTTGGAAACCTGCCTATAATTGTTGGAGAGATTGGGTGGCCTACTGATGGAGATAGAAATGCTAACATAAATTATGCCCAACGATTCAACCAAGGTTTTATGTCACATATTTCGGGTGGGAAAGGAACCCCAATGAGGCCTGGACCTATTGATGCgtatttatttagtttgattGATGAGGATGCTAAGAGCATTGATCCAGGGAACTTCGAACGCCATTGGGGGATATTTACATATGATGGAAAAGCCAAGTACTCCCTTAACCTTGGTACCACAAATTCAATAGCTTTAATTGAAGCAAAAAATGTCCGTTACCTGGAGGGTAAATGGTGTGTGATGAAGTCATCAGCCAATATTGATGACCCAAATGTGGCACCTAGTGTGAGCTATGCTTGTGGACTTGCTGACTGCACCAGCCTTGGTTATGGGACTTCTTGTGGAGGTTTGGATGTTAAGGGGAACATTTCATATGCATTGAACAGTTACTATCAGAGGCAGAATCAGCTTGATAGTGCATGCAAGTTTGAAAACATTTCAATGATTACCAAATCTGATCCATCAACTGGAACTTGCAGATTTGAGATAATGATTGAACCGTATTACGGAGGCACTGAACATACAGTAGGATCCCCTCAAAAGGCATTGGGTTTGGCTGCTGGTCTTACTCTGTTTTTGCTAATGATTTTGTAA
- the LOC110645218 gene encoding 3-ketoacyl-CoA synthase 15-like encodes MAKEQDMLSTEIVKRGIEDSGPYAGSLSFSVRVRRGLPDFLNTVNLKYVKLGYAYLLSHGMYFLTAPLVIFIFSIVLRELTLEDFCPKCDPMDAFFLCGMLGLILYIYIVSTPRSTYLVDFACFRPPNDLKISREEFIELARKSGNFDDAAIEFQQRALKNSGIGDGSYIPRVVFQPGRRITLEDGREEAAMVIFGAVDDLLTTTKIQTKDIRILVVNCGILNPTPSLSAMVINHYKLRHNINSFNLGGMGCAAGVIAIDLAKDLLKAYPGSYALVVSTEVVSYTWYAGNDPDMLLANSFFRMGAAAMLLSSFRLDRWRSKYELKQLVRTHKGMDSRSFKSIHLKEDKQGKQGLSVSKDVIEVAGHALKANITTVGPLVLPISEQVHFFTNLLFKKKCSKPYIPDYKLAFEHVCLLATSKMVLNELQKNLELTDEYMEASRKTLERFGNTSSSSVWYELAYLEANARIKRGDRIWQLAFGSGFKCNSVVWKALRSVGKPERSPWMQESV; translated from the exons ATGGCAAAGGAGCAGGACATGCTGTCCACTGAAATAGTTAAACGGGGCATCGAGGATTCCGGTCCTTATGCCGGATCTTTGAGTTTCTCGGTGAGGGTGCGGCGTGGATTGCCGGATTTTCTTAACACAGTTAACTTGAAATATGTGAAGCTGGGATACGCATATCTCCTTAGTCATGGCATGTATTTCCTTACTGCACCACTAGTTATATTCATCTTCAGCATTGTCTTGAGAGAACTCACATTGGAAGATTTCTGTCCCAAATGTGATCCTATGGATGCATTTTTCTTGTGTGGAATGCTGGGTTTGATTCTTTATATTTATATTGTTTCAACTCCAAGGTCTACTTATTTAGTTGATTTTGCCTGTTTTCGTCCGCCAAATGACCTCAAG ATTTCCAGGGAGGAATTTATTGAATTGGCAAGGAAATCTGGCAACTTCGACGATGCTGCAATCGAATTTCAGCAGCGAGCTCTCAAGAATTCTGGGATTGGAGACGGGTCTTACATTCCTAGGGTAGTTTTCCAACCTGGTCGGAGAATTACACTCGAGGACGGGCGAGAAGAGGCAGCAATGGTGATATTTGGAGCAGTCGATGACCTCCTAACCACCACGAAAATACAGACTAAGGACATTAGAATTCTAGTTGTCAATTGTGGGATCCTAAATCCTACCCCATCGCTCTCAGCAATGGTGATAAACCATTATAAGCTTAGGCATAATATAAATAGTTTCAACCTTGGAGGGATGGGTTGTGCTGCTGGAGTTATAGCTATTGATCTAGCTAAAGACCTTTTGAAAGCTTATCCTGGATCATATGCACTAGTAGTGAGCACAGAAGTGGTAAGTTATACATGGTACGCCGGCAACGATCCAGATATGCTCCTTGCCAACTCCTTCTTCAGAATGGGGGCTGCAGCCATGCTTCTGTCTAGTTTTCGTCTTGACCGGTGGCGCTCCAAGTATGAACTAAAGCAG CTGGTTCGAACCCACAAAGGCATGGATAGCAGAAGCTTCAAAAGCATACATCTGAAGGAAGACAAACAAGGAAAGCAAGGTCTCTCAGTAAGCAAAGATGTAATTGAAGTGGCAGGCCATGCTCTTAAGGCCAACATCACCACCGTAGGTCCTCTAGTTCTCCCTATATCAGAACAAGTCCATTTCTTCACCAACTTGCTCTTCAAGAAAAAATGCTCCAAGCCTTACATTCCTGACTATAAGCTTGCTTTTGAGCATGTATGCTTATTGGCAACTAGCAAAATGGTCCTCAACGAATTGCAGAAGAACTTGGAGCTCACCGATGAGTATATGGAGGCATCAAGAAAAACTTTGGAGCGATTTGGGAACACTTCCAGCAGTAGCGTATGGTACGAACTGGCTTACTTGGAGGCAAATGCAAGGATCAAGAGAGGCGATAGAATTTGGCAACTTGCTTTTGGTTCCGGCTTCAAGTGCAACAGTGTTGTTTGGAAGGCTCTTAGGAGTGTTGGGAAACCTGAGAGAAGCCCATGGATGCAGGAATCTGTCTAG